In Strix uralensis isolate ZFMK-TIS-50842 chromosome 7, bStrUra1, whole genome shotgun sequence, the following proteins share a genomic window:
- the HNRNPH3 gene encoding heterogeneous nuclear ribonucleoprotein H3 isoform X3: MDWSGKHNGPNDTTNDGTVVRLRGLPFGCSKEEIVQFFQGLEIVPNGITLTLDYQGRSTGEAFVQFASKEIAENALGKHKERIGHRYIEIFKSSKSEIRGFCDMPRRMMGQQRPGPYDRPLGGRGGYYGAGRGRYGGFDDYGGYNNYGYGNDGYDDRMRDGRGFLIGMGGHGYGAAGDAGSGFHGGGHFVHMRGLPFRATENDIANFFSPLNPIRVHIDIGADGRATGEADVEFVTHEDAVAAMSKDKNHMQHRYIELFLNSTAGGGSGMGGYGRDGMDQGYGSVGRMGMGSNYSGGYGTPDGLGGYSRGSGNSGGYYGQGSMGGGGWRGMY, from the exons ATGGACTGGAGTGGAAAACATAACGGGCCAAATGATACAACTAATGATGGAACGGTGGTACGACTTCGAGGCCTGCCCTTTGGTTGCAGCAAAGAAGAgattgttcagtttttccaag GGTTGGAAATCGTGCCAAATGGGATAACATTGACGCTGGACTACCAGGGGAGAAGCACAGGGGAGGCCTTCGTGCAGTTTGCTTCAAAGGAGATAGCAGAAAATGCTCTGGGGAAACACAAGGAAAGAATAGGGCACAG ATATATTGAAATCTTCAAAAGTAGTAAGAGCGAAATCAGAGGATTCTGTGACATGCCAAGAAGAATGATGGGACAACAACGACCTGGACCATATGATAGACCATTAGGAGGAAGAGGGGGTTATTATGGAGCTGGGCGTGGAA GATATGGTGGCTTTGATGATTATGGTGGCTATAATAACTATGGCTACGGAAACGACGGCTACGATGACAGAATGAGGGATGGGAGAGGT ttcttaATAGGCATGGGAGGACATGGTTATGGTGCAGCTGGAGACGCAGGGTCGGGTTTCCATGGTGGCGGTCATTTTGTTCACATGAGAGGACTGCCTTTTCGAGCGACGGAAAATGATATTGCTAAT TTTTTCTCACCATTGAATCCTATAAGAGTTCACATTGATATTGGGGCAGACGGAAGAGCCACGGGAGAGGCAGATGTGGAATTTGTAACACACGAGGATGCAGTAGCTGCCATGTCTAAGGATAAAAACCACATGC AGCATCGATATATTGAGCTATTCCTGAACTCAACTGCTGGAGGTGGTTCTGGAATGGGAGGCTATGGCAGAGATGGCATGG atcaAGGTTACGGCTCCGTTGGTAGAATGGGAATGGGGAGCAATTACAGCGGCGGATACGGGACTCCCGATGGCCTGGGCGGATACA GTCGTGGCAGTGGAAATAGTGGAGGATACTATGGGCAAGGCAGTATGGGTGGAGGAGGATGGCGTGGGATGTATTGA
- the HNRNPH3 gene encoding heterogeneous nuclear ribonucleoprotein H3 isoform X5 has product MDWSGKHNGPNDTTNDGTVVRLRGLPFGCSKEEIVQFFQGLEIVPNGITLTLDYQGRSTGEAFVQFASKEIAENALGKHKERIGHRYIEIFKSSKSEIRGFCDMPRRMMGQQRPGPYDRPLGGRGGYYGAGRGSMYDRMRRGGGGYDGGYGGFDDYGGYNNYGYGNDGYDDRMRDGRGFLIGMGGHGYGAAGDAGSGFHGGGHFVHMRGLPFRATENDIANFFSPLNPIRVHIDIGADGRATGEADVEFVTHEDAVAAMSKDKNHMQHRYIELFLNSTAGGGSGMGGYGRDGMDQGYGSVGRMGMGSNYSGGYGTPDGLGGYSMYA; this is encoded by the exons ATGGACTGGAGTGGAAAACATAACGGGCCAAATGATACAACTAATGATGGAACGGTGGTACGACTTCGAGGCCTGCCCTTTGGTTGCAGCAAAGAAGAgattgttcagtttttccaag GGTTGGAAATCGTGCCAAATGGGATAACATTGACGCTGGACTACCAGGGGAGAAGCACAGGGGAGGCCTTCGTGCAGTTTGCTTCAAAGGAGATAGCAGAAAATGCTCTGGGGAAACACAAGGAAAGAATAGGGCACAG ATATATTGAAATCTTCAAAAGTAGTAAGAGCGAAATCAGAGGATTCTGTGACATGCCAAGAAGAATGATGGGACAACAACGACCTGGACCATATGATAGACCATTAGGAGGAAGAGGGGGTTATTATGGAGCTGGGCGTGGAAGTATGTATGACAGAATGCGTCGAGGAGGTGGTGGATATGACGGTG GATATGGTGGCTTTGATGATTATGGTGGCTATAATAACTATGGCTACGGAAACGACGGCTACGATGACAGAATGAGGGATGGGAGAGGT ttcttaATAGGCATGGGAGGACATGGTTATGGTGCAGCTGGAGACGCAGGGTCGGGTTTCCATGGTGGCGGTCATTTTGTTCACATGAGAGGACTGCCTTTTCGAGCGACGGAAAATGATATTGCTAAT TTTTTCTCACCATTGAATCCTATAAGAGTTCACATTGATATTGGGGCAGACGGAAGAGCCACGGGAGAGGCAGATGTGGAATTTGTAACACACGAGGATGCAGTAGCTGCCATGTCTAAGGATAAAAACCACATGC AGCATCGATATATTGAGCTATTCCTGAACTCAACTGCTGGAGGTGGTTCTGGAATGGGAGGCTATGGCAGAGATGGCATGG atcaAGGTTACGGCTCCGTTGGTAGAATGGGAATGGGGAGCAATTACAGCGGCGGATACGGGACTCCCGATGGCCTGGGCGGATACA gtatgTATGCGTGA
- the HNRNPH3 gene encoding heterogeneous nuclear ribonucleoprotein H3 isoform X4 translates to MDWSGKHNGPNDTTNDGTVVRLRGLPFGCSKEEIVQFFQGLEIVPNGITLTLDYQGRSTGEAFVQFASKEIAENALGKHKERIGHRYIEIFKSSKSEIRGFCDMPRRMMGQQRPGPYDRPLGGRGGYYGAGRGRYGGFDDYGGYNNYGYGNDGYDDRMRDGRGMGGHGYGAAGDAGSGFHGGGHFVHMRGLPFRATENDIANFFSPLNPIRVHIDIGADGRATGEADVEFVTHEDAVAAMSKDKNHMQHRYIELFLNSTAGGGSGMGGYGRDGMDQGYGSVGRMGMGSNYSGGYGTPDGLGGYSRGSGNSGGYYGQGSMGGGGWRGMY, encoded by the exons ATGGACTGGAGTGGAAAACATAACGGGCCAAATGATACAACTAATGATGGAACGGTGGTACGACTTCGAGGCCTGCCCTTTGGTTGCAGCAAAGAAGAgattgttcagtttttccaag GGTTGGAAATCGTGCCAAATGGGATAACATTGACGCTGGACTACCAGGGGAGAAGCACAGGGGAGGCCTTCGTGCAGTTTGCTTCAAAGGAGATAGCAGAAAATGCTCTGGGGAAACACAAGGAAAGAATAGGGCACAG ATATATTGAAATCTTCAAAAGTAGTAAGAGCGAAATCAGAGGATTCTGTGACATGCCAAGAAGAATGATGGGACAACAACGACCTGGACCATATGATAGACCATTAGGAGGAAGAGGGGGTTATTATGGAGCTGGGCGTGGAA GATATGGTGGCTTTGATGATTATGGTGGCTATAATAACTATGGCTACGGAAACGACGGCTACGATGACAGAATGAGGGATGGGAGAG GCATGGGAGGACATGGTTATGGTGCAGCTGGAGACGCAGGGTCGGGTTTCCATGGTGGCGGTCATTTTGTTCACATGAGAGGACTGCCTTTTCGAGCGACGGAAAATGATATTGCTAAT TTTTTCTCACCATTGAATCCTATAAGAGTTCACATTGATATTGGGGCAGACGGAAGAGCCACGGGAGAGGCAGATGTGGAATTTGTAACACACGAGGATGCAGTAGCTGCCATGTCTAAGGATAAAAACCACATGC AGCATCGATATATTGAGCTATTCCTGAACTCAACTGCTGGAGGTGGTTCTGGAATGGGAGGCTATGGCAGAGATGGCATGG atcaAGGTTACGGCTCCGTTGGTAGAATGGGAATGGGGAGCAATTACAGCGGCGGATACGGGACTCCCGATGGCCTGGGCGGATACA GTCGTGGCAGTGGAAATAGTGGAGGATACTATGGGCAAGGCAGTATGGGTGGAGGAGGATGGCGTGGGATGTATTGA
- the HNRNPH3 gene encoding heterogeneous nuclear ribonucleoprotein H3 isoform X2 — MDWSGKHNGPNDTTNDGTVVRLRGLPFGCSKEEIVQFFQGLEIVPNGITLTLDYQGRSTGEAFVQFASKEIAENALGKHKERIGHRYIEIFKSSKSEIRGFCDMPRRMMGQQRPGPYDRPLGGRGGYYGAGRGSMYDRMRRGGGGYDGGYGGFDDYGGYNNYGYGNDGYDDRMRDGRGMGGHGYGAAGDAGSGFHGGGHFVHMRGLPFRATENDIANFFSPLNPIRVHIDIGADGRATGEADVEFVTHEDAVAAMSKDKNHMQHRYIELFLNSTAGGGSGMGGYGRDGMDQGYGSVGRMGMGSNYSGGYGTPDGLGGYSRGSGNSGGYYGQGSMGGGGWRGMY, encoded by the exons ATGGACTGGAGTGGAAAACATAACGGGCCAAATGATACAACTAATGATGGAACGGTGGTACGACTTCGAGGCCTGCCCTTTGGTTGCAGCAAAGAAGAgattgttcagtttttccaag GGTTGGAAATCGTGCCAAATGGGATAACATTGACGCTGGACTACCAGGGGAGAAGCACAGGGGAGGCCTTCGTGCAGTTTGCTTCAAAGGAGATAGCAGAAAATGCTCTGGGGAAACACAAGGAAAGAATAGGGCACAG ATATATTGAAATCTTCAAAAGTAGTAAGAGCGAAATCAGAGGATTCTGTGACATGCCAAGAAGAATGATGGGACAACAACGACCTGGACCATATGATAGACCATTAGGAGGAAGAGGGGGTTATTATGGAGCTGGGCGTGGAAGTATGTATGACAGAATGCGTCGAGGAGGTGGTGGATATGACGGTG GATATGGTGGCTTTGATGATTATGGTGGCTATAATAACTATGGCTACGGAAACGACGGCTACGATGACAGAATGAGGGATGGGAGAG GCATGGGAGGACATGGTTATGGTGCAGCTGGAGACGCAGGGTCGGGTTTCCATGGTGGCGGTCATTTTGTTCACATGAGAGGACTGCCTTTTCGAGCGACGGAAAATGATATTGCTAAT TTTTTCTCACCATTGAATCCTATAAGAGTTCACATTGATATTGGGGCAGACGGAAGAGCCACGGGAGAGGCAGATGTGGAATTTGTAACACACGAGGATGCAGTAGCTGCCATGTCTAAGGATAAAAACCACATGC AGCATCGATATATTGAGCTATTCCTGAACTCAACTGCTGGAGGTGGTTCTGGAATGGGAGGCTATGGCAGAGATGGCATGG atcaAGGTTACGGCTCCGTTGGTAGAATGGGAATGGGGAGCAATTACAGCGGCGGATACGGGACTCCCGATGGCCTGGGCGGATACA GTCGTGGCAGTGGAAATAGTGGAGGATACTATGGGCAAGGCAGTATGGGTGGAGGAGGATGGCGTGGGATGTATTGA
- the HNRNPH3 gene encoding heterogeneous nuclear ribonucleoprotein H3 isoform X1, whose product MDWSGKHNGPNDTTNDGTVVRLRGLPFGCSKEEIVQFFQGLEIVPNGITLTLDYQGRSTGEAFVQFASKEIAENALGKHKERIGHRYIEIFKSSKSEIRGFCDMPRRMMGQQRPGPYDRPLGGRGGYYGAGRGSMYDRMRRGGGGYDGGYGGFDDYGGYNNYGYGNDGYDDRMRDGRGFLIGMGGHGYGAAGDAGSGFHGGGHFVHMRGLPFRATENDIANFFSPLNPIRVHIDIGADGRATGEADVEFVTHEDAVAAMSKDKNHMQHRYIELFLNSTAGGGSGMGGYGRDGMDQGYGSVGRMGMGSNYSGGYGTPDGLGGYSRGSGNSGGYYGQGSMGGGGWRGMY is encoded by the exons ATGGACTGGAGTGGAAAACATAACGGGCCAAATGATACAACTAATGATGGAACGGTGGTACGACTTCGAGGCCTGCCCTTTGGTTGCAGCAAAGAAGAgattgttcagtttttccaag GGTTGGAAATCGTGCCAAATGGGATAACATTGACGCTGGACTACCAGGGGAGAAGCACAGGGGAGGCCTTCGTGCAGTTTGCTTCAAAGGAGATAGCAGAAAATGCTCTGGGGAAACACAAGGAAAGAATAGGGCACAG ATATATTGAAATCTTCAAAAGTAGTAAGAGCGAAATCAGAGGATTCTGTGACATGCCAAGAAGAATGATGGGACAACAACGACCTGGACCATATGATAGACCATTAGGAGGAAGAGGGGGTTATTATGGAGCTGGGCGTGGAAGTATGTATGACAGAATGCGTCGAGGAGGTGGTGGATATGACGGTG GATATGGTGGCTTTGATGATTATGGTGGCTATAATAACTATGGCTACGGAAACGACGGCTACGATGACAGAATGAGGGATGGGAGAGGT ttcttaATAGGCATGGGAGGACATGGTTATGGTGCAGCTGGAGACGCAGGGTCGGGTTTCCATGGTGGCGGTCATTTTGTTCACATGAGAGGACTGCCTTTTCGAGCGACGGAAAATGATATTGCTAAT TTTTTCTCACCATTGAATCCTATAAGAGTTCACATTGATATTGGGGCAGACGGAAGAGCCACGGGAGAGGCAGATGTGGAATTTGTAACACACGAGGATGCAGTAGCTGCCATGTCTAAGGATAAAAACCACATGC AGCATCGATATATTGAGCTATTCCTGAACTCAACTGCTGGAGGTGGTTCTGGAATGGGAGGCTATGGCAGAGATGGCATGG atcaAGGTTACGGCTCCGTTGGTAGAATGGGAATGGGGAGCAATTACAGCGGCGGATACGGGACTCCCGATGGCCTGGGCGGATACA GTCGTGGCAGTGGAAATAGTGGAGGATACTATGGGCAAGGCAGTATGGGTGGAGGAGGATGGCGTGGGATGTATTGA
- the PBLD gene encoding phenazine biosynthesis-like domain-containing protein, translating into MQIPIFTVDAFTNRPFSGNPAAVCLLENDLDEDLHQKIATEMNLSETAFIRKLHPGDDFTKSSCFGLRWFTPANEIPLCGHATLAAAAVLFHVQKNTNSVLTFMTLSGELKARQVEGHIVLDLPLYFTYPQVLQEVEELIKAAVGDMVVQDLRYSPDTKKLLVRLSDAYERSVLEELQVSAQSFLSAEKTGKVKGLILTLKGNSSGKHKGHDFYSRYFSPWYGVLEDPVTGSAHAVLSSYWSEQLGKKEMLAFQCSRRGGELKISLRNDGRVDIAGQIAIVLKGNLTF; encoded by the exons ATGCAAATTCCAATTTTTACGGTTGATGCATTTACAAACCGGCCATTTTCTGGAAATCCTGCGGCAGTTTGTCTGCTTGaaaat GACTTGGATGAAGATTTGCACCAAAAAATTGCAACAGAAATGAACCTTTCAGAAACTGCTTTCATCAGAAAACTGCACCCTGGAGATGACTTTACCAAAA GTTCCTGCTTTGGACTCAGATGGTTCACCCCAGCCAATGAAATTCCTCTCTGTGGTCATGCTACacttgcagcagctgctgtgttgTTTCACGTACAAA AAAACACAAATTCAGTTCTCACGTTCATGACGCTGAGTGGGGAATTAAAAGCCAGACAAGTGGAGGGTCATATTGTCCTGGACTTGCCACTTTACTTCACCTACCCACAG gtACTTCAGGAAGTAGAAGAGTTAATAAAG gcagctgtTGGTGACATGGTTGTTCAAGATCTCCGTTATTCTCCTGACACAAAGAAACTCTTAGTCCGCCTCAGTGATGCTTATGAAAG GTCTGTGTTGGAAGAACTGCAAGTGAGCGCACAAAGCTTTTTGTCAGCTGAAAAGACAGGAAAGGTGAAAGGACTCATACTCACTCTTAAGGGAAATTCCAGTGGAAAACATAAAGGCCATGATTTTTACTCCAGATATTTTTCACCTTGGTATGGAGTTCTGGAAGACCCTGTTACAG GATCTGCCCATGCTGTTCTAAGCAGCTACTGGtcagagcagctggggaagaaagaaatgctTG CTTTTCAGTGTTCCCGCCGTGGCGGAGAGTTGAAGATTTCACTGCGTAATGATGGAAGAGTTGATATTGCGGGGCAAATTGCTATTGTATTAAAAGGAAACCTGACTTTCTGA